The Paenibacillus sp. BIC5C1 DNA segment GGTGACGATCAACGTTACCGTTGATGGTGTACATGCAGAACCTTCTCTGATGGAGGAAGACACGAGCGAGGGAGTTTATAACGAGGAACTCAAGTTCGGCGGTGTTGTTTACTACAGTGTGGAGAATGGCAAGTTGGTTGTGTCGGCATCCGGTGCATATGGTATGGGTTTATATGACGGTGATCTAAACTTTGCCTATTACTATAAAGATGGCGAGTGGCAGGCTGTGGACTTGGAATACAGCACGGAAGAGTATGAGGATGAGTACTATGAATCTTTTGATTGAACGGAAGTAAGCAGAAAAGAGCGGCATTGATGAGAACAATGATAAAAAAATATGTCCCCACGGTCTGAAATGACAGAGGGAAACGGGTGAGGCTGAAAAAAATGATGAACCTTTAGCCTCGCTTTGTGCTATCCAAAATCGAATTTTATTTCAGAAATTTTCCATGAAATGGTTGACACAAACACTTTAGTCGTTTAAATGTATAAAGGATGGAACTCATCTATTTCATACTTTCACTTTCAGGAGGGATCATTAATGAAGAAGAAGGTCGTATTGGGTTTAATGGTGGGTACACTAACACTCGGCATCGGCACTGGAGCACTTGCAGCAACGGGTCTGGAACCGATCAAAGCGTATTTGAACAGCAAGATATCTCTGAAATTAAATGGGACAACGGTAACAGCCAAAGATGCTAATGGCAAAACGGTATTGCCGATTACTTACAACGGAACGACCTATTTGCCAGTGCGTGCAGTCGGCACGCTGCTCGGTACGGAAATTACGTATGACAGCGCAACATCATCCGTTAACATTGGCAGCAGTAATGAATCTGCACCACCATCCGAAACTGGCAAGCTGACATTAAGCTCGCTTGGAACTGCAGCCTTGGGCACCTCCGACTGGCATACCAAGGATCCGGCCGAAACGGCGTACAAAGGCAAAGATTACAAAGATGTATACCTGCATACCGACACAGCCAAGCAAGGCAAGAGCTTCCAAGTCATGACCCAGAAAAAGTATGCCAAGCTGCATCTCGATCTGGCTGTTCTTGGCGGTTCACAGAAGCTTGAGATTATGGACGAGAACAATACAACGCTCAAGACAGTATCGCTTGCCCCTGAAGACGGTTTGATTGGGGTAGACGTGGATGTTGCAGACACAGATTTCATCTTTGTTGAAATCGTTGATGAGGCCCCGGGCTCCTCTCTGTTTGTTCCATTGACGACCTCATATTTAACCAAAAAATAAACGAGATAATAAAAACGATTATCGCTTATGCATTGCCGGACGGTTATTCCGGACTGGCATAGCGATAATCGTTTTTTCGTTCTTTTGGGACGTATGATCTGGTTAGCGAATTACGGTATCGAGCGGTTTGAGATTTGCTTCGATCTCTGCACGGCGACCTTCAAGGAATGGAGGCAATGCCAGGGACTCTCCAAGATAAGCCAGTTCTTCATCCGTGTCGAACCCGGGACCATCGGTTGCCAGCTCGAACAGAATGCCATTAGCTTCACGGAAGTACAGGGAGCGGAAGTAGAAACGGTCTACGAAACCGGAATTCGGGAATCGGAAATTATGAACCCGTTCCACCCATTGTTTCAGTTCTTCTTCATTATCGACCCGGAAGGCAACATGGTGCACACTGCCTCGACCAGGGCGTTCTTGGGTAAGGTCATTTCGTTCTTCGACATGCACCTCGGAGCCGCTACCACCTTCACCGGATTCGAAGACGAGTACATCGGGTTGGCCTGCGACAAAAGCAGGATAGGTTCCTTTTTGACGGAAGCCGAGCAGTTCGGTAAGAACTGGAGTGGTAAGAGAGGCATCTTTAACGGTAAGATGCACTGGGCCTAAGCCGACAATGCCATACTCGACAGGCACAGGGCTTTGATCCCAAGGTTTGCCCCCGGCAACACCTGTATTGTGTTCATCAGAAACAAGGATCAGACGTTGTCCCTCAAAGTCTGTAAACGAGAGAGTGGCCCGCCCCCCACGTTCGGTGATTTCTCCATGAGGAACATCGAATTCTTCAAAACGCTGTTGCCAGTACGCAAGGGCTGCATCGCTAGGAACACGAAGTGACGTTGCTGAGATGCTGTTCACGCCTTCACGTGTCTGTCCGGCCATTGGAATTTCAAAGAAGGTAAGTTCAGTACCGGGATTCCCTTTTTCATCTCCATAGAAGAGGTGGTAGACTGAAACATCATCCTGGTTGACTGTTTTTTTGATCAATCGCAATCCCATGACGTTGGTGTAGAACCGATAATTCTCAGTGGCGTGAGCAGTCAGTGCAGATACATGGTGAAGTCCTTTGATTTGCATTATAAATTCCTCCTGGTTATATATGTTCAACTAATGAGTGTTTACACAGGCACTCCGATGACAGAACAATCGGAAAGCTTCTTCAGTTTATTTCTGTCCTCTCCGTTATCGTGTAAATGTATAGAAGAACATAGATATATTTTATAATATTCCGTTAAGAAAGTTACTAACTTTTAGTTTGTTTTGTTGTTGAATTTATCTTAACATAAAGATATTTAAAATACAATCCTAATTTAGAATTCCATCTGGACAGTCTGCTCATTCAATGCCAAAATGAAAAAGTTAACATTAAAGAGATATATTGTGTTCCTGTAATGAGAAGGAGAGAAGAGGCACATGGCTTATCCTCAGTGGTTAGACCCTTATGATGCAGAACCGTTTATGCTGTTTTCCACTTCGCACCTATGGGCGATTAGCCTTATTGCTGCATTAATTATATTGATGTTCCTGTTTCGGAATCGGCTGCGCTCATTATCATCCAACATACGCCGTACTATTCGAATTACGATGGCCTGTGTCATGTTCGGCTGTGAGATTGTACTTCAGCTCTGGTATGTATATGGGGATGTATGGAGTCTACAGACTTCATTGCCGCTGGAACTATGCAGTCTGTCACTATTGTTATCTGCGCTGCTATTATTGACACGCAGCCGACTGCTGCATTCTGCATTGCTGTTCGCAGGAATAGCAGGAGCCTTGATGGCGATCGTAACCCCTAATCTCGGTTATGATTATGCACATTTTCGTTTCATTCAATTTTTTACTGCTCACGCCTGTATTATTCTGGCTTTGCTCTATATGACTTGGGTGGAACAGCTTCGTCCAAGTTGGAGATCAGTGCTGGGATCGATGATATTCGTGAACGTGGCTGCGTTGGTCGTATACGGTGTGGATGTCCTGCTTGAAGCCAATTATATGTTTCTAAGACACAAACCGAATACGCCTTCAGTACTCGACATGTTGGGGCCCTACCCCATGTACATTCTTGGGGAAGAGGTACTGGCGTTAGTCATGTTCTCCCTAATGTACGTCCTGCTCTTTGCGATTCCGGAGCGACTGAATAATCGGGTGAGGAGAGGAAAGAGTTCAGCGCTCTAGTTAAAAATCATTTGTCCTGATGGTAGGCAGCGGGGGCTGTTCTTCGTTCTTCTCTAAAGATATATTTCAAACTAAACATCCCGCAGTGATCTTGATATCCAGATCGTTTGCGGGATGTTTGGTTGTTAACTTCACAGAGATATGTTTCTAATTTTTATCCCCGAAGCAAAGATTCCGCTCCATCCACGTAGATCCGGGTGCCGGTCACATGGGAAGATTCATCAGAGGCGAGGAAGAGCACCAGATTGGCGACTTGCTTCGACGTTCCAGGTTCACCTTTGAGTGGATGTTCATGACCTTCCGGAAATTCAACAGGGATCTGTACTTCTTTTAGATCGTCCGAAGGATAGGTGTTATCATCGATGTTCGTATCTATGGCTCCCGGGCAGACGGCGTTGACACGGATCTTGTAACGGCCCAGTTCCAATGCAGCCATCTTCGTAAAAGCCGTCTGACCAGCTTTACTGGAAGCGTATGCAGAGAACCCAATGCCAGAGAATACGCGGTTACCGTTAATCGAACTTGTAATAATGATGCTGCCGCCGCGGTCTTTCAAATGGGGGATGGCGTACTTCACAGTTGCGAACGTGCCGCGCATATTGATGCCCATCGTCTGATCCCAGTCTTCAGGTTCCATCGTTTCGATGGGAGCCATCGTGCCATTAATTCCCGCATTGGCAAACACAATATCGAGCTGTCCGGCTTGCTCCGCTACCTGATTGATTGCTTTTTGTACGTTGTCCGGTTTGGATATATCACATTCAATGACGTGTGCTTCTCCGCCTGCGTTTTCGATCGTCTGTTTGGTTTTCTCTGCATTCTCCGGGGTCCGGTCCAGCATGAACACTTTGGCCCCATGCTCAGCGAAACGAATGGCTGTTGCCTGACCAATTCCCGAGCCACCTCCGGTTACAATCGCAACTTTTCCTTGCAAACGTTGTTCAGTCATCCTTATCCCTCCGTATCGTATGGATTGTCGGTATACTCTCTATCTCTACATACCCGACTCCCGCATGGTGAATCAGTTGAATCCATATAAAAAAGGACCGCATCGCGGCCCTCAGTTTGCATCCTTTATGATTATAATGATCTGATTGCTTGTAAAATTACTTATGTTTCTTCCAGTCCATCGAACTATTGTTCAACAGGTACTCAAAATCATTATCTTTCCGCTTCTGTTCCGCTTTACGAGCTTCTTCGGCCTGCAGGCGTTCCTGCTCTTTGCGGTCTGCCTCGGCAGCCTTGGCTTCATCAGCCTGAGCCTTCAGTTTCTCTAACACATCACTGCTCAGCAGATCCTTAAGTGTGGTCGGTTTATCCTGTGCTGCTTTGGGAGCAGGGGGGTGTTTTTTGGATTTTGCCATAGAAAAATCTCCTCTCAAAAACATGAATCAGCTTCCATTATCGTTCAGTAAACATATTATATCAGGTTCACCAAACCCATTCCATGAAACTGAGGGACAAAAGCAGGAAATAGGGAGTTGCGTGACGAATGAAAACGGGTATAAATTCATATATTATTACCGATACTGCGACTATTCCCGGGAGAAAGGAGTCGTTGTTCGTGGAAGTAAACCGTAGTTTACTGAAAGGGCTTGCATGGGGTGTTGCTTTCAGCTGTCCGCTATGGATTGCGATCATCGGGTGGTTGCGTTTGATGGGATGGATGTATTGAGACCAGCGGGTTGCAGAGCTGCTGCATATAGAGTTGTGCCAGAATAGGGCATTTTTTATAAAGTTATTTATGTAAACGCTAACATTGAATAAAGCTCTGCCTTGCGTGAATACGCAGGACAGAGCTTTTGTTTGTCTTACAGGTTATGAATCAAGATGGATAACTAAGATCTGTTCCAAAGGTTAAGGCATTTTTACCGGTTCTGGATATTCCAGACCGTGGGTGTCAACAGTGACTTTTTTCATCACCTGATCGGTAACCGGTTTGTCTTGTGCACCTATTTCCTGAGCAGCGATTCCATCAACGACTTCCATACCTTCTGTAACTTTACCGAATGTGGCATAGGCATTATCGAGATAATCAGCATCCGCTAACATGATGAAAAACTGGGAACCTGCGGAGTCCAAATCATTTGTCCGCGCCATGGAGATAACCCCACGCGTGTGATTCAAGTGGTTTTTGTGACCATTGGATGTAAATTCTCCTTTGATCGCATAACCAGGACCTCCTGAACCGTCGCCAGCTGGATCACCACCCTGAATCATAAAGCCTGGGATAACGCGGTGAAAGATCAGGCCATCATAGAAGCCTTTATTGGCGAGTGAGATAAAATTATTCACCGTGTTTGGAGCAATCTCCGGATAGAGCTCAATGACAATTTTCTGCCCATCTGACATTTCAATTGTGGCTACAGGATTAGGGCCAGTAGGTTCCACTGGAGCAGGTGCTTCCGTTGCGCCGCTTGAAGGGCGTCCACAACCACTAATGACGATAAGCAGCATCGCTAGAACCAGCGACACAGCTGTTGTTTTTTTCCACCGAAAAGACATGAGAACGTTCCCCCTTGCATCTCTGCATAATATATTTAGTCAGAATTATTTTCGGATAATCCCTCAACTATCATACCGTTTTTGCGGACAAGATGGCAATGCAAGGCAGGATATTATGGGCGATAAGGGATGGTGTAAATGCTTACAGAGGTGTAAAATAAGGAAAATGCTTCCGCAGTCAGGGACGTACGGGTCTGTTCCGTCCGCTCCAATACACGGCAGTCCCGACGTCATTAACGGAAAGGGCGTGCGGGTATATGGACTTCTCGTGGAAGCGTAATCTGGTGATTTTGTGGATTGGTGTGTTTTTTTGCAGCACCGCTTATTCAATCTCCATCCCATTTCTGCCTTTGTTTCTGAGTGGCGATCTGGGCGTTCGTGATCACCTGGAGTTCTGGTCAGGGCTTGCCTTTGGCATCACGTTTCTGGCAAGTGCGCTGGTGTCTCCCTTCTGGGGATCACTGGCTGACAAATACGGGCGCAAGCCAATGCTGATCCGGTCGGGATACAGCCTTGCGGTTTTGTATTTGATCAATTATTTTGTGCAGGACCCCTATTCGCTAATCGTGGTTCGTTTGTTTCAGGGATTGCTTGCGGGGTTTGTTCCGGCGGCGATTGCACTGGTCGGTACCAATACACCGGAAGAGAAGACAGGGTATGCGCTTGGTATCATGTCAACAGCCGGCGCAACAGGAGGTATAATCGGCCCGTTAATTGGCGGGGTCGTAAGCCACTATTATGGCAACCGGAATGCGTTTTTATTTTCCAGCATCGTAGTATTGGTCTCGGCGTTGATAGCAACCTTCTGGGTCAAAGAAGAGAACTTCAACCGGAACAAGGCACGTTCTCATGTGATGGATGACATCCGTGAAGCCAGGGCCAATCGATTGTTTATTACGGTGCTTGGCATGATGGGCATATGTACCTTCTCCGTGATGATTCTGGAGCCATTATTGACCGTATACGTGATGGAAATGGGCATTCAGCCCGATCGTGCTTCTCTCAGCTCGGGTATTATTTTCTCTGCAGTTGGTGTAGCTACGGTTATTATGGCGCCGCGTTGGGGCAAGATCGGTTCACGAATCGGATATGGCAAAGTACTGATCATTGGCCTCGTTGGTGGGGCGATCGGTAACCTGCTGCAGTTTTTCACTACAGGCTATATTGGATTCGGCATCTTGCGTTTTGTGTATGGATTATTCTTTGCTGCGGTGTTCCCGGCGATTAATGCAATGATTGTGCAAGTGACTGAACCTGGCTTCCGGGGAAGAGCATTCAGCCTGAATCAGTCGGCTTCTCAAATCGGTACGATGGCGGGGCCGATAATCGGTGGTGTTCTGGGTGGCTGGTTGCCGATTCGTTGGATTTTTATCATCAATGGAGTGGCGCTGCTAATTACCGCCATTGTGGCGAAATGGTCCCGACTGGAGGAGAAGTTGCCGGGATCGGGCAAACCCTTGGCGAAGTAATCAATAACGTAAAACGTTAAATGGTTTATCGGATATCAGAGCGAGGGATGGCACCGTACGGATACGGTAGCCATCTCTTTTTTTGGATACAGTCTTTGTTGCTAGCGAAATTAAAGCAAAAAGAAACCTCTAACCAAAGAGGTTTCTTATACCCTTAAAGAATCTGTAATGCGTTCTTATTTATCCGAGGATGAATCTTTTCGGGGAACTTCAACCCCTTCAACGTTCTCTTTCGGAATGGCATGTTCAACAGCATCAAGTTGATCCTCATCCGCCAGTGCTTCCGGAAAGGAGTCTTCCGTGAATAATCCAAAATTCGGATCAATATCCCGCTCGGTTACCAAATTTTCGGGCTCATGTACTTGTCGCTTGTGATTATCCTTCATCGTGACTGCACCTCCTAATTCATGCTGTGACAAGAGGATTAGCGCCGTGGTGGAATGTCGTTCTCTGGTTTCCCATCTGCCCCAGCGCCGTTTAGCAGGTCCGTCCCGTGAAGAGCATTGGGGTCGGGTGCGGCAGGATCAACCGGACTATTCGGTTGAATTAGATCAGCATCAGGTACGGATTCAAGTGCAGGCTCCGCTGTCCGTGACTCCAATACCGGCTCTTCTGTAGCCGTTACAAATGGGGGATTCACTGTATTTTCAGTATCGATACGTTTTCCCGTAACTTCATCAAAGGTATCTATGTCACCTTCAGGAACTTCAGTTTCCAGTGGAATATCACGTGACCTCTGATAACGGTCGTAGTAACGTTCGCTCTCTTCATTACTAATCGGTCTGTCTGACATAAGTAGCACTCCTTTTTAGTGGATTATATTTAATGGTTGTTTGTTTGATTGGGCAGTTATCTAGTAAAGGTTCTTATTCGGTAGTTACCCAAAGGGCTAACGTTGTAATCTTGCCTAGTATGATTCCCTTGTGTTCCCAAAATATGAATATAAGATGAAAGTGAATAATGTACGGATTACAGATTCAACGTATACGCTTTAAAATTTAGGGAATACATATTTGACCAGAAAATACAGAAATCCAAAGAAAATAATGATATAAGCCGCATACTTGATAAACGTTGAAGCGACCATACTTGAATCCGATTTGTGTTGGACATCCTTATGTTCTACCTCTACCGTTCTGTGTGGCTCATTCATTTGAATCACTCCTCAATAGTATGTGTTTGCTTTGAGGAACCATTACACCCGATAGGGATGATTGAATCGCACGGGTCAGTTTTACAGCTTTTCATCTTTGGCCTATGATATGATGAAACATGGATATAAGAGGGAGGGATTCCAATTGAATTGGTTTACGCTGGGCAATATGATTACTCAAATCCGAGTCGGGCAAAAAGCGTCTACCCCCGGGTTTTCACGTACCGTTATACGTCGTCCGGACGGGCTGTTCTGGGTAGGCGGGATATGGTCAGGACAGATTGTCCAGTTGCGGGATTATCTTTTCTCGGATATATGGATGATCTATGAAGATGAGGAAACGGAGCAGTGGTTGGAATATCGAACAAAGGTTGAGCAGAAAGAGCGCGAAATGATTGAGAACCAGTACGAAGACCTGCGCGGATAATGGAGAAAAAACACGGATTCTATCAATAAAATGGAAATAAAACTATAAATCTACTAAAATGTGAATTTTCATTTCCCTACAAGAAGGTGACACGTCAAACTGTGGCGAATGATAAATGAGAGAACTTGGGGATAGAGAAAATAAGAAACTTTGAGGTGCTGTGAATGAAAAATGTGCCCAAAGCTATCATCATCTTATGGATAAGTATGTTGAATATTCTTTGCTTGCCGCATGATTTCGTCTCAGCGACTGCAGGAGAAGTTGACAAACCTGTATCCATTACGGGATGGGAAGTAAAATGGGGGAACGTACACGATCAGGGATTCATCAGTGAGGTTCAAGGTTCGGAGGAGATCTGGGAGAAGCAAGGTGCAGAAAAGCTGGAATATAGCAGCGTAGAAGCCCCTTCAGGTTCCATGTGGACACGCGTGACCATTCCTAAAATAAACGAAGATAGCTCGGCAATCCGTTTTGAAAATATTAAAGGGAACCACATTGTAATCTATCTGGACGATCGTAGGGTTTATGAGAATTATCATTACAATTATGATAACAACGCTGTGTTGTTGCCCCTTTCGAGTGAGAATTCAGGTAGCAAACTGTATGTATGGTCCGAGAATGAAAAAGGCAGACTTGGCATTTATGGAACAGTTCAGGTTGGGCCTTATGCTACATTACAGGAAAAATACATTCACAATGGTCTGCTTGATGTAATATTGGGAGCGACCTTTGTGTTCACGGCTCTAACGATGCTGAGTTGCACTTTTTTCCTGGGGAAATTCCATAAAGGGTTGTGGATTTCGCTATGTATCGTGATGGGTTCTATTGGAACGATGATTATCACCTATTCACAGTTTTTATATACGTTCTATCAGGTTTACGGTAATCTGTATTCCGTATTGTTTGACCTGGCTATGCTGATGGGCATGCCTGCACTCTGTTATTTTTTTGAACAAATTATCGGACCAGGTCGTTATGGCATCTTTACCAAACTAAGAAAATTCCAATTCATCTATTCTGTAGTAGCTGTGGCTGCCCTGATGATTGATTTTATTTCAGGCGGTCAATGGGACATGCTCTATACTTTGTTGGTTCAGAATGTAATTGGATTTGTTCTCGTTATCCTGTTGAGCATCTTGATGATCGGCACCATCGCCAAAGCGCTTCAACGGAGCCGGGAAGCTCTTTTGCTGGCTACGGGATTCGGCACATTTGCATTAATCAGTGTTGCTGAACTACTGTGGTATTACCAGCGTAATGGAACATATCATCTGATATGGTGGAAATGGTCCATGGTTGCTTTTATTATCTCACTTATTGCCATACTGGGAAGCCGATTTGCTGAAAAACATACCAAAGTGCTTGAATACTCAAAAGAGTTGGAATTGTTTAATAATGAGTTGCAGCGTTCCGAGAAAATGGAGATTATAAGCGAATTGGCTGCCTCGGTTGCTCATGAGGTTCGTAATCCACTGCAGGTGACACGAGGATTCCTTCAGCTCATGACAGAGCAGGAAGACAACAAAAACAAAGGGTATGTGCGGATAGCTCTGGAGGAGCTCGATCGGGCATCCGGCATTATTACCGATTTCCTCACGTTTGCCAAACCGGAGTTCGATCATATTGTCTCTTTGAATATCGCGGACGAATTTAATCATATTGAGGGTATTCTTGTACCGATGGCTAATCTGGAAGGCGGCAAAATAACAACTGACATTCCGCCCAATCTATGGATTAGAGGGAACTCCTCCAAGTTCAAACAGGCTTTTATTAATATTATTAAGAATAGTATAGAAGCTCTGCAAGGACAGGGTCAGATCGATATTTGGGCTTATGCCCAGGATGGGATCGTTAAGGTACATGTTAGAGATAATGGAGAGGGCATGGATGAGGAAGCGCTGGTCCGGCTTGGGGAGCCATATTTCTCGAATAAAATTAAGGGGACAGGCCTTGGAATGATGGTGACTTTCCGAATCGTTGAAGCCATGCATGGGCAGATCAGCTTTACAAGCACAAAAGGGGTAGGAACAGAAGCCGTCGTATCTTTTGCTGCGTTCGTCGAATGACGAGCGGCAGAAGTGTACGATGGCTTTTTTTGTTCGCTACCCCTGATGTTGTTCAATTACATATTCAATTTAATCCGTTTAGCTTCTCCACGGTCCGCAATTGACGTCATAATCCACTTTGGATGGATTGGGAGGAATCACGAGAACGTAATCGTTCTGTTGTTCTTCAACAGTACGGACTTGAATATGTTCAGGAATATCAATGCCAAATGCTTCGCGAAGCGCTTGCTTCGGGTTGGAGTGCAGTTGTTGTCTGAAGTGCTCATCAGTCCAGGCCTTTTCAATAATATCCTCGTGCAACGTTTTCTCTGATACCATCATCGTCAACATTCCCTTCATATTTAAAATTCAACTGTACCAGCTCTTCTTTGGTGATTAGGACAAATGTTGTTTCTCGCTGATCCAGTAATGAAACCCGCCTTGAAAAAGCATTTTTTTGTGTTGTTCGATGTCGTGAACAGTTTGTCCCAGAATGCCGCATAAGTAGGAATTAAATGCTTCGAGATGCGAAATTCCCGAGTTAGAAGATGTCAGTCTGATGTTATATTGTTGAGCAATGTCTACATAGGAGTTCATCAATTGGGTATTGTATACATTCTCATGTACACGTTCGCTTACAGGATGAGCTGGGTAGTTATGTTCCAGTGCTGCGGATATGTGGGAGAGGAAGCTGTTGTAATTTCCGTGCACAGCATCTTGTTTCGTGTCTGTGAAGTCATCTGTCATCTGGAGAGTCATCAGTGCAATGTTGACGGCAGAACATACCGGAGTAATCCGATGCTCCTGTTCCAAAAGAAGGAGTGAGCCCGCAGCTCCAAGTTGAAGTGGGGCGGCTTTTTGGGCGATTAATAGCGGGTTTCTCTTGAAATAGTCTATGGAGTTCTCACCGGTGACGCTCATGGCCCAATCCTCCACATACTGTCTGAAATACGTCCAGAACGGGGAAGAAAGGCTGAATAGCTCTGAATAGACACAGATCGCATCCACGTAGTAAAGATTACCCAGTGATAATTTCAGTGTCACATCTTCTGGCTGCTCGTCCATAACTTCATCCTGATTCAGAAAATATAGCATATGCAGGAGACAAGCAGTACTTAGTTTGTGTGCCTTCTCTGGAGGTAGACCATCCGAGAGCTGCATCCACAAAGGAATAATGTAGCCGATGTAGCTGTGACCCGAATCTCGTAACAAAGGATTGACCAAATGAAGTTGTTCTAGTGCATGTTCTGACATTAATTCAGGATATTTCTGTACCAGCTGCTCTGCTGCAGCGAACACCACCTCCACATCGGATCTAAACGGATCAAACCATTCTCTCCGCATCGTTTGGTTACGCCCTTCCCATAATAAAGTAATTAAGGACTTTTCGACTAGATCATGAAGTTACTCTCAGTATACCGGAAATGAATTGAAAAAAATAGGATGTTTTGTGATGAATTGTGAAAAAAACTATGACATTTTGTATTTTTATGGCATAAAAAAGCGGAAGTTAGGCTCAAACTAAGAGGGCACAGGATTTTGACATATGAAAGGAAGAAGAGAAATGAAATACAAATGGAAAAAATGGATGGCAGCCGGATTGGCAGCCGTATTTATAACAGCATCAACCGGCTATACGGCATCCGCTGATCCGAATGGATCTGTTGAAGATCATGTGACAACACCATCCTCCTCTACAAACCAGACGAAGCCTTGCATGCAAGCAGGTCATGGCCTGTTTATGATTGGAGAAACCGCAGATCTGCTCGGTATTGGGCTCCGTGATTTAAAGGAACAAATGGAGCTTGGCAAGACGTTGACTCAGATTGCCAAGGAACGCAAGGGACTTAGTGAAAATCAATTGTTGGAGAAGCTGAAGCCTTCGCTCTCTATGCGATTGGATAAAGCAGCCGAAGAAGGCTGTCTCACAAAAGAGCAGGCAGCAGCAGCCAAAGCAGGTATGGATACGAAGCTGAAGAAGGTAATCAACACACCACTTCGGGAGTTAAGACGTGAGTTCGCTCACCACGGCAACAGACATCCAATGATGGACAAGGGCGCTATTGCACGTTTTCTCGGCATCACCCCAGAGCAGCTCCATCAGCAGCTTCAAAGCGGGAAATCACTGGCTGAGATTGCTCAGGCAAAAGGCATCAGTGAAACGCAGTTGGTAGACAAGTTGAAGGAGCAGTTGACGGGTGACCTGAAAAGGTTCGTTAATCAGAAGGGCCATGCACATCAAGCTCCTGGTCCTCACGAACCTGTACCTGGTCGATCCGCTTCCACAGAAGTGAAGTGAAAAAGAGCGTCTTCCACGAAGGGAGACGCTCTTTCTATATTCAATCAGGATTAGCTGGTTTCCGGACTGCGATTGGCGCTAGTTGACGGACTACGCTCGGGCGAACTTGTTCTGCCCGCCGAAACAGTATCACGTAAACGGGGACT contains these protein-coding regions:
- a CDS encoding YqkE family protein, encoding MAKSKKHPPAPKAAQDKPTTLKDLLSSDVLEKLKAQADEAKAAEADRKEQERLQAEEARKAEQKRKDNDFEYLLNNSSMDWKKHK
- a CDS encoding TIGR02206 family membrane protein gives rise to the protein MAYPQWLDPYDAEPFMLFSTSHLWAISLIAALIILMFLFRNRLRSLSSNIRRTIRITMACVMFGCEIVLQLWYVYGDVWSLQTSLPLELCSLSLLLSALLLLTRSRLLHSALLFAGIAGALMAIVTPNLGYDYAHFRFIQFFTAHACIILALLYMTWVEQLRPSWRSVLGSMIFVNVAALVVYGVDVLLEANYMFLRHKPNTPSVLDMLGPYPMYILGEEVLALVMFSLMYVLLFAIPERLNNRVRRGKSSAL
- a CDS encoding stalk domain-containing protein, giving the protein MKKKVVLGLMVGTLTLGIGTGALAATGLEPIKAYLNSKISLKLNGTTVTAKDANGKTVLPITYNGTTYLPVRAVGTLLGTEITYDSATSSVNIGSSNESAPPSETGKLTLSSLGTAALGTSDWHTKDPAETAYKGKDYKDVYLHTDTAKQGKSFQVMTQKKYAKLHLDLAVLGGSQKLEIMDENNTTLKTVSLAPEDGLIGVDVDVADTDFIFVEIVDEAPGSSLFVPLTTSYLTKK
- a CDS encoding MFS transporter, translating into MDFSWKRNLVILWIGVFFCSTAYSISIPFLPLFLSGDLGVRDHLEFWSGLAFGITFLASALVSPFWGSLADKYGRKPMLIRSGYSLAVLYLINYFVQDPYSLIVVRLFQGLLAGFVPAAIALVGTNTPEEKTGYALGIMSTAGATGGIIGPLIGGVVSHYYGNRNAFLFSSIVVLVSALIATFWVKEENFNRNKARSHVMDDIREARANRLFITVLGMMGICTFSVMILEPLLTVYVMEMGIQPDRASLSSGIIFSAVGVATVIMAPRWGKIGSRIGYGKVLIIGLVGGAIGNLLQFFTTGYIGFGILRFVYGLFFAAVFPAINAMIVQVTEPGFRGRAFSLNQSASQIGTMAGPIIGGVLGGWLPIRWIFIINGVALLITAIVAKWSRLEEKLPGSGKPLAK
- a CDS encoding SDR family NAD(P)-dependent oxidoreductase, with amino-acid sequence MTEQRLQGKVAIVTGGGSGIGQATAIRFAEHGAKVFMLDRTPENAEKTKQTIENAGGEAHVIECDISKPDNVQKAINQVAEQAGQLDIVFANAGINGTMAPIETMEPEDWDQTMGINMRGTFATVKYAIPHLKDRGGSIIITSSINGNRVFSGIGFSAYASSKAGQTAFTKMAALELGRYKIRVNAVCPGAIDTNIDDNTYPSDDLKEVQIPVEFPEGHEHPLKGEPGTSKQVANLVLFLASDESSHVTGTRIYVDGAESLLRG
- a CDS encoding ring-cleaving dioxygenase yields the protein MQIKGLHHVSALTAHATENYRFYTNVMGLRLIKKTVNQDDVSVYHLFYGDEKGNPGTELTFFEIPMAGQTREGVNSISATSLRVPSDAALAYWQQRFEEFDVPHGEITERGGRATLSFTDFEGQRLILVSDEHNTGVAGGKPWDQSPVPVEYGIVGLGPVHLTVKDASLTTPVLTELLGFRQKGTYPAFVAGQPDVLVFESGEGGSGSEVHVEERNDLTQERPGRGSVHHVAFRVDNEEELKQWVERVHNFRFPNSGFVDRFYFRSLYFREANGILFELATDGPGFDTDEELAYLGESLALPPFLEGRRAEIEANLKPLDTVIR
- a CDS encoding peptidylprolyl isomerase: MSFRWKKTTAVSLVLAMLLIVISGCGRPSSGATEAPAPVEPTGPNPVATIEMSDGQKIVIELYPEIAPNTVNNFISLANKGFYDGLIFHRVIPGFMIQGGDPAGDGSGGPGYAIKGEFTSNGHKNHLNHTRGVISMARTNDLDSAGSQFFIMLADADYLDNAYATFGKVTEGMEVVDGIAAQEIGAQDKPVTDQVMKKVTVDTHGLEYPEPVKMP